Proteins encoded together in one Maribacter dokdonensis DSW-8 window:
- a CDS encoding DUF4369 domain-containing protein — protein sequence MKKILFVITALLALSSCGDDTKETLIVNGKIKGLKKGTLYLQHVPDSVLITVDSVAINGDGNFSFKTKLSSPEIFYLYLDKKDNNDINDRITFFAEPGTMTINSDWNTFDTTAKITGSETQKRLEEYRETMSGINKRNIEIMMNAAQAKGDVSAVSIDSLENISNRNLQRGYAFAINFALNNKSSFIAPYVALKEIPDANKKYLDSIYSVLSPEVAASKYGKELAALLGKN from the coding sequence ATGAAGAAAATATTATTCGTAATTACTGCACTATTGGCGTTGAGCTCTTGTGGTGATGACACAAAAGAAACTCTAATTGTAAACGGTAAAATAAAAGGTTTAAAAAAAGGTACGCTTTACCTGCAACATGTACCAGATTCAGTTTTAATTACTGTAGATTCGGTTGCCATTAACGGAGATGGAAATTTCTCTTTCAAAACCAAATTATCCAGTCCTGAAATATTTTATCTGTATTTAGATAAGAAAGATAATAACGATATCAATGACCGTATTACTTTCTTTGCGGAACCAGGTACGATGACCATAAATTCCGATTGGAATACATTTGATACCACAGCTAAAATTACCGGCTCTGAAACTCAAAAAAGACTTGAAGAATACAGAGAGACCATGTCTGGCATTAATAAGAGAAATATTGAAATTATGATGAATGCCGCGCAAGCAAAGGGTGACGTAAGTGCTGTGAGTATTGATTCCCTAGAAAATATCAGCAATAGAAATTTACAACGCGGCTATGCTTTTGCCATTAATTTTGCTCTTAACAACAAATCATCCTTTATTGCGCCTTATGTTGCACTTAAGGAAATACCAGATGCCAACAAGAAATATTTAGATTCTATATATAGTGTGCTATCACCAGAGGTGGCAGCATCTAAATATGGTAAAGAGCTAGCTGCACTACTTGGAAAGAATTAA
- a CDS encoding DUF819 family protein encodes MPHLIAQPIITNDTVVFGLLALCLGFIFYTSNKKTGFWSKFYSIVPAVLMCYLLPAILTSTGIVSDEISNLYFMASRYLLPAALVLMTLSIDIKAISNLGSKAIIMFLTGSAGIIIGGPIAILIVSIFSPDTVGGNDFDAIWRGLSTIAGSWIGGGANQAAMLEIFQYNPEKYGGMVLIDIVVANVWMAIVLLGVGKTKRIDTWLKADTSAIETLKIKVTEFTEKITRVPTLNDYMIMLALAFTAVGIAHFFGDYMSTYLTTSFDVVSDQKSFLSFLGSSFFWMVVIATGLGIALSFTKAKNYEGAGASKIGGMFIYILVATIGMKMDLGKVLENPGLIAVGFIWISIHAGLMILVAKLIKAPYFFLAVGSQANVGGAASAPVVAAEFHPSLTSVGVLLAVLGYVVGTGGALLCAYLMEVASSL; translated from the coding sequence ATGCCACACTTAATTGCCCAGCCCATAATAACAAATGACACTGTAGTTTTTGGACTTTTAGCACTATGCTTAGGTTTCATCTTTTACACATCAAATAAAAAAACGGGCTTCTGGAGCAAGTTCTATTCCATAGTACCGGCTGTTCTTATGTGCTATTTATTACCTGCAATACTGACAAGTACCGGCATAGTTTCCGATGAAATCTCCAATTTATACTTTATGGCAAGTAGATATCTTTTACCGGCTGCCTTGGTACTTATGACCTTAAGTATAGATATTAAAGCTATTAGCAACTTAGGCTCTAAGGCAATTATTATGTTTTTGACCGGTAGTGCAGGTATTATTATCGGTGGTCCCATTGCTATTCTTATTGTATCTATCTTTTCACCCGATACAGTAGGCGGTAACGATTTTGATGCTATCTGGAGGGGACTATCTACAATTGCCGGTAGTTGGATCGGTGGTGGTGCCAACCAAGCTGCCATGCTAGAAATTTTTCAATATAACCCTGAAAAATATGGTGGCATGGTATTAATTGATATTGTGGTAGCCAATGTTTGGATGGCCATTGTATTATTGGGAGTTGGTAAAACCAAAAGAATTGATACATGGTTAAAAGCAGATACTTCTGCTATTGAAACCTTAAAAATAAAGGTGACCGAGTTTACGGAGAAAATTACCCGTGTACCTACCTTGAACGATTATATGATCATGCTTGCCTTGGCATTTACAGCAGTAGGTATCGCTCATTTTTTTGGTGATTACATGAGCACATATTTAACCACTAGTTTTGATGTAGTAAGCGACCAAAAGAGTTTTTTATCCTTCTTAGGTTCTAGTTTTTTCTGGATGGTGGTAATCGCTACTGGTTTAGGTATAGCACTTTCTTTCACCAAAGCTAAAAATTATGAAGGGGCGGGTGCCAGCAAAATTGGTGGAATGTTCATTTATATTTTGGTTGCCACTATTGGTATGAAAATGGACCTTGGCAAAGTTCTTGAAAATCCAGGATTGATCGCCGTTGGTTTTATTTGGATCAGCATTCACGCAGGATTAATGATATTAGTGGCTAAATTGATAAAAGCTCCGTATTTCTTTCTAGCTGTAGGTAGTCAGGCGAATGTTGGTGGCGCTGCTTCTGCACCTGTTGTAGCTGCTGAATTTCACCCTTCATTGACCTCGGTAGGAGTACTATTGGCCGTTTTAGGCTACGTTGTAGGTACAGGTGGCGCATTGCTATGTGCATATTTGATGGAAGTGGCTTCAAGCTTATAA
- a CDS encoding Cof-type HAD-IIB family hydrolase, translated as MKFKFLCSDLDGTMLYSKSDVSKYLIEQINKIKHETNIILVSARMPSAMYYIQEDLGIKEQPIICYNGALVLSGNTEITSVFIPISVLNQIYLLCKGLNADLGLYYKNEWYVPRTSVRVEKEIKYTKSTPTFQDTDTTLSDWNERKIGAHKIMLMCTKESADELMPILNEKLGALLNLYRSNDTLIEIAPKEVSKLSAIQLLLKDHETLQDVIAFGDNYNDIDMLSNVGCGVAVANAREEVKAISTYITLENTQDGVAHYIAENLVN; from the coding sequence ATGAAATTCAAATTCCTATGCTCAGATTTAGATGGTACAATGCTATATTCTAAAAGTGACGTTTCTAAATATCTTATTGAACAGATCAATAAAATTAAACATGAAACCAACATAATACTAGTGTCCGCAAGAATGCCCAGTGCTATGTATTACATTCAAGAAGATTTAGGTATTAAAGAACAGCCTATAATATGTTATAATGGCGCTTTGGTACTATCTGGCAATACTGAAATTACATCTGTATTCATACCTATTTCCGTTTTAAACCAAATTTATTTGTTGTGTAAAGGGCTTAATGCAGACTTAGGACTATATTATAAAAATGAATGGTACGTTCCAAGAACATCGGTACGTGTAGAAAAAGAAATTAAATACACTAAATCTACCCCTACTTTTCAAGATACCGATACTACTTTAAGCGATTGGAATGAACGAAAAATAGGTGCTCACAAAATTATGCTTATGTGTACTAAAGAAAGTGCAGATGAATTAATGCCTATTCTTAATGAAAAATTGGGTGCATTACTGAATCTTTACCGTTCTAACGATACTTTAATTGAGATTGCCCCAAAAGAAGTTTCAAAACTATCTGCTATACAGCTGCTATTAAAAGACCATGAAACATTGCAAGATGTAATCGCATTTGGCGATAATTATAATGATATAGATATGCTTTCAAATGTAGGCTGCGGTGTTGCTGTAGCAAATGCAAGAGAAGAAGTAAAAGCTATTTCAACTTATATAACTTTAGAAAACACCCAAGATGGTGTAGCGCATTACATTGCAGAAAACTTAGTGAATTAA
- a CDS encoding DUF5916 domain-containing protein, with the protein MTKYLSTLVLILFCVLLNAQTNNKSFVVKKITANITPDGILDEPVWIEADKADKFWQYFPTDSVQSKKQSEIKMLYDDKNLYVGITIYTAGQDYSIQSLKRDFRAGNSDNITLLFDTFNDGNNAFLFGINPYGVRREGLVSGGGLNLNGFTISWDVKWRGDSKIYEDYYTSEMVIPLTAFKFKEGETKWRFNSYRFDTQSNENSTWTNIPQNQNIYGLTFMGDMIFEQPLGKFRTPLAVIPYINMGSQKDFELDEANTKLNVGGDAKIAIGNSMNLDVTVNPDFSQVEVDDQITNLTRFEVSLPEKRQFFIDNSDLFGSFGGGRDANPFFSRRIGIAKDTADNTIENKIIGGVRLSGKINKGLRLGFLNLQTAEDIEENIASNNNTMLALQQNVFGRSNIGMFFINRQTFKDYDFQDDEDRYNRVAGIDYNLISDNNIWNGKFYLHKSFAHDAGKANLSSGAFMQYNSRNWNFFEDLVYIGEDFRSDLGFIRRTDIFKTATMFERVFWPENSALQSHSFQFFPVLTWSPENDFLHTDYDLMGAWESKFNDQSEINVSYTHSYTYLFEDFDPTNLDDAIPLPGMLGYHYNFISLEYQSDSRKRFAYSIEPTLGSFFNGDRFSLGAEMFLRFQPKVFLSLAMNYDKISLPEPYSSTDIWLISPKIDVTFSKSIFWSTLVQYSNQRDNLGFNSRLQWRFAPLSDLFIVYNDNYFVNSFEPKYRSINLKLTYWLNI; encoded by the coding sequence ATGACCAAATACCTAAGTACTCTAGTGCTTATACTTTTTTGCGTACTTTTAAATGCCCAAACCAACAACAAATCATTTGTTGTAAAAAAAATAACCGCCAACATAACTCCCGATGGTATTCTTGATGAACCCGTATGGATAGAGGCAGACAAAGCGGATAAATTTTGGCAATACTTCCCAACAGATTCTGTACAATCTAAAAAGCAATCAGAAATTAAAATGCTTTATGACGACAAGAATCTTTACGTTGGAATAACCATTTACACAGCTGGCCAAGATTATTCAATACAATCGCTAAAACGAGATTTTAGAGCTGGCAACAGTGATAACATTACCTTGCTCTTTGATACTTTCAATGATGGAAACAATGCTTTTCTATTCGGTATAAACCCTTACGGTGTAAGACGAGAAGGTCTAGTTTCAGGTGGTGGACTAAACCTTAACGGATTTACTATTTCTTGGGATGTGAAATGGCGGGGAGATTCTAAAATATATGAAGATTACTACACTTCTGAAATGGTAATACCATTAACTGCCTTCAAATTTAAAGAAGGAGAAACAAAATGGCGTTTTAATAGTTATAGATTTGATACACAATCTAACGAGAACAGTACTTGGACAAATATTCCCCAAAATCAGAATATTTACGGTCTCACCTTTATGGGTGATATGATTTTTGAACAACCATTGGGTAAATTCCGTACGCCACTTGCTGTTATTCCGTATATAAATATGGGGTCACAAAAGGACTTTGAATTGGATGAAGCCAATACAAAACTTAATGTAGGTGGAGATGCCAAAATTGCCATTGGCAATAGTATGAATTTAGATGTAACGGTAAATCCCGATTTTTCTCAAGTAGAGGTAGACGACCAGATTACGAACCTCACCAGATTTGAAGTTTCCCTGCCCGAAAAAAGACAGTTCTTTATTGACAACAGTGACCTTTTTGGCAGCTTTGGTGGTGGTAGAGATGCAAATCCGTTCTTCTCGAGACGTATAGGTATAGCCAAAGATACTGCAGACAATACTATAGAAAATAAAATAATTGGCGGTGTACGTTTAAGCGGCAAGATCAATAAAGGGCTTAGATTGGGTTTTCTAAATCTACAGACCGCTGAAGATATTGAAGAAAATATAGCTTCGAACAACAACACCATGTTGGCGCTTCAGCAAAATGTTTTTGGACGTTCCAATATTGGAATGTTCTTTATCAATAGACAAACGTTTAAGGACTATGATTTTCAAGATGATGAAGATCGCTATAATAGGGTTGCCGGTATTGATTATAACTTAATATCGGATAACAATATATGGAATGGTAAATTCTATCTACATAAATCATTTGCACATGATGCAGGCAAGGCAAATCTTTCGTCAGGAGCATTTATGCAATACAATTCTAGAAACTGGAATTTTTTTGAGGACTTAGTTTATATAGGTGAAGACTTTAGGTCTGATCTTGGTTTTATTCGTAGAACAGATATTTTTAAGACAGCCACAATGTTTGAGCGTGTCTTTTGGCCGGAAAACAGTGCTTTACAGAGTCACAGTTTTCAATTTTTCCCAGTGTTGACCTGGAGTCCAGAAAATGATTTTTTACATACAGACTATGACCTTATGGGGGCTTGGGAATCTAAATTTAATGACCAATCAGAAATAAATGTATCATACACCCATTCCTACACCTATTTATTCGAAGATTTTGACCCAACCAACTTAGATGATGCCATACCACTACCCGGAATGCTTGGCTATCATTATAATTTTATTTCATTGGAATACCAATCTGACAGCAGAAAAAGATTTGCTTATAGCATTGAACCTACATTAGGAAGCTTTTTTAATGGAGATAGATTTTCTTTGGGAGCTGAAATGTTTTTAAGATTTCAACCCAAAGTTTTTTTGTCATTGGCCATGAACTATGATAAAATATCGTTACCGGAACCCTATTCAAGTACAGATATTTGGCTAATTAGTCCTAAAATAGATGTTACCTTTAGCAAGTCTATATTTTGGTCTACGCTGGTACAATATAGTAACCAAAGAGATAATTTAGGTTTTAACTCTAGGTTGCAATGGCGTTTTGCTCCATTGTCAGATTTATTTATAGTGTATAATGACAATTATTTTGTCAATTCGTTTGAACCCAAATATCGTTCTATCAACTTAAAACTTACCTACTGGTTAAATATTTAA